From a region of the Deinococcus metallilatus genome:
- a CDS encoding serine hydrolase: MRMSLRVATAALLTLSTPLPAAAQPAPATHLTAALTRLEQDALKATGPGGIPGMAIAVVDHDRVIYLKGFGVREVGQPGRVDPDTVFQIASVSKPIASTVVARLVGEGVVGWDDPVIAHDPGFELSEPAATREVTLRDLFSHHSGLPELAPDLLEDLGFSRSQILYRLRYLPLPKGFRGQYAYSNYGLTEAGVAAAKAAGKAWEDLAAEKLYRPLGMTSTSSRVADYRAAKDRASLHVLVDGKYVARFQRDPDTESPAGGVSSTVRDLAQWVRLHLAGGKFNGQQLIPTNVLRETYVPEVVSSPPGNPATDRAGFYGLGWDVDYDTAGRVRLSHSGAFSLGAATNVTLVPSAGLGIVILTNAAPIGVPETLAHTFMDIALDGKPERDWGPLYRQAFAELFASMQGSTDYSRPPATPAPALPPASYVGTYTNPFYGDVQVVERGGVLTLLEGPQDMAFPLRHYSRDLFTYQPRGESASGLSGVTFLIGPGQRAASMVIENLDVAGQGTFTRVASGGR; the protein is encoded by the coding sequence ATGAGGATGAGCCTCCGCGTCGCCACCGCTGCCCTGCTGACCCTGTCCACCCCGCTCCCGGCGGCCGCCCAGCCCGCCCCGGCCACCCACCTCACCGCCGCCCTGACCCGGCTCGAACAGGACGCCCTGAAGGCGACGGGCCCCGGGGGCATTCCCGGCATGGCGATTGCGGTCGTCGATCACGACCGGGTGATCTACCTCAAGGGGTTCGGGGTGCGCGAGGTCGGCCAGCCCGGGCGGGTGGACCCGGACACGGTGTTTCAGATCGCCTCGGTGTCCAAGCCCATCGCCTCGACGGTGGTGGCGCGGCTGGTGGGTGAGGGGGTGGTGGGCTGGGACGACCCGGTGATCGCGCACGACCCCGGCTTCGAGCTTTCCGAGCCTGCGGCCACCCGCGAGGTGACCCTGCGCGACCTGTTCTCGCACCACAGCGGCCTGCCCGAACTCGCCCCCGACCTGCTGGAGGACCTGGGCTTCAGCCGCAGCCAGATTCTCTACCGCCTGCGGTACCTGCCGCTCCCGAAGGGCTTCCGGGGCCAGTACGCCTACTCCAACTACGGCCTGACCGAGGCGGGCGTAGCGGCGGCAAAAGCAGCCGGGAAAGCCTGGGAGGACCTGGCCGCCGAGAAGCTCTACCGGCCGCTGGGCATGACCTCCACGAGTTCGCGGGTGGCCGACTACCGCGCCGCGAAGGACCGCGCCTCGCTGCACGTGCTGGTGGACGGCAAATATGTCGCCAGATTCCAGCGCGACCCCGACACCGAATCTCCCGCCGGGGGCGTGAGTTCGACCGTCCGGGACCTCGCCCAGTGGGTGCGGCTGCATCTGGCGGGCGGCAAGTTCAATGGGCAGCAGCTCATTCCCACGAACGTCCTGCGCGAAACCTACGTGCCCGAGGTGGTGAGTTCGCCGCCGGGCAACCCCGCCACCGACCGGGCGGGCTTCTACGGCCTGGGCTGGGATGTCGATTACGACACGGCGGGCCGGGTGCGGCTCAGCCACTCCGGCGCCTTCTCGCTGGGGGCGGCCACCAACGTCACGCTGGTGCCGTCGGCGGGGCTGGGTATCGTCATCCTGACGAACGCCGCGCCCATCGGGGTCCCGGAGACGCTGGCCCACACCTTTATGGATATCGCGCTGGACGGCAAGCCCGAGCGTGACTGGGGCCCCCTGTACCGGCAGGCCTTCGCGGAGCTGTTCGCCTCCATGCAGGGGAGCACCGACTACAGCCGTCCCCCAGCGACCCCCGCGCCCGCCCTGCCGCCCGCGAGCTACGTCGGCACGTACACCAATCCCTTCTACGGGGACGTGCAGGTGGTGGAGCGCGGCGGCGTGCTGACGCTGCTGGAGGGGCCGCAGGACATGGCCTTCCCGCTGCGGCACTACAGCCGCGACCTGTTCACCTACCAGCCGCGCGGGGAGTCGGCGTCGGGCCTGAGCGGCGTCACCTTCCTGATCGGCCCCGGGCAAAGAGCGGCGAGCATGGTGATCGAGAACCTGGACGTGGCGGGCCAAGGGACATTCACGCGGGTGGCGAGCGGGGGCCGGTGA
- a CDS encoding DUF3103 family protein, which translates to MRPHLTLACLSFALLASACMQANPPSATTPTPEQSASSDAAVNAALHTFARQLARALPNPEVRAAIQQQANLRFDGDSEALYRTLAVQPAGGTTLEALIAGQGVGAQSTEARLQALRAVTSQVSGLQVAVRGGSWDTASEVPLVAVAPQGGDEFAPVTAYDAAGQVHTLDARQVPSQPVVVVGVNERTDEQGNLIAGLVSPGSALGTQSCDNKERLKSVYVRDKHEPWVRGDPEIYVKLGSNKIDNVYTGSLINVNDTNRWYDIGRDLVTWSSTSVGNWMMYFWYERDGGSSITVTLNGEYKGVGGSVSFHIADGDDRMGNALVGFGERQTTSTLDTGDVRWTRGACL; encoded by the coding sequence ATGCGTCCCCACCTCACGCTGGCCTGCCTGTCTTTCGCCCTGCTCGCCTCCGCCTGCATGCAGGCCAATCCCCCCAGTGCCACCACGCCGACCCCGGAGCAGAGCGCCAGCAGCGACGCGGCAGTGAACGCGGCCCTGCATACCTTTGCCCGGCAACTGGCCCGCGCCCTGCCCAACCCGGAGGTCCGCGCGGCCATCCAGCAACAGGCAAATCTCCGCTTCGACGGGGACAGCGAGGCCCTCTACCGGACCCTGGCGGTCCAACCGGCGGGCGGAACGACACTCGAAGCCCTGATCGCGGGTCAGGGGGTAGGCGCCCAGTCCACCGAGGCCCGCCTCCAGGCACTGCGGGCGGTGACCTCACAGGTCAGCGGGTTGCAGGTCGCCGTGCGGGGGGGAAGCTGGGACACCGCGAGCGAGGTGCCCCTGGTGGCGGTGGCGCCCCAGGGCGGGGATGAATTCGCGCCGGTGACCGCATATGACGCGGCGGGCCAGGTCCACACGCTGGACGCCCGGCAAGTGCCCAGCCAGCCCGTCGTGGTGGTGGGGGTGAACGAACGGACGGACGAGCAGGGGAACCTGATCGCGGGCCTGGTTTCCCCCGGCAGTGCCCTGGGGACCCAGTCGTGTGACAACAAGGAACGGCTCAAATCGGTGTACGTGCGCGACAAACACGAACCCTGGGTCCGGGGCGACCCCGAGATCTACGTGAAGCTGGGAAGCAACAAGATCGACAACGTCTACACGGGCAGTCTGATCAATGTGAACGACACGAACCGGTGGTACGACATCGGGCGCGACCTGGTGACCTGGAGCTCCACGTCGGTGGGCAACTGGATGATGTACTTCTGGTACGAGCGGGACGGCGGCTCGAGCATCACAGTCACCCTGAACGGGGAATACAAGGGCGTGGGCGGCAGCGTGAGCTTCCACATCGCGGACGGGGACGACCGGATGGGGAATGCCCTGGTCGGCTTTGGCGAGCGTCAGACCACCTCGACCCTCGACACGGGCGACGTGCGCTGGACGCGAGGCGCCTGTCTGTGA